In the genome of Pseudomonas sp. P5_109, one region contains:
- the dinG gene encoding ATP-dependent DNA helicase DinG has product MISTELKTTIQGAYSRFLEAKSLKPRYGQRLMIAEIAKVLGDIDTDDEGRRSGDPAIVAVEAGTGTGKTVAYSLAAIPTAKAAGKRLVIATATVALQEQIVYKDLPDLMRNSGLNFSFALAKGRGRYMCLSKLDMLLQEGHAQTATAQLFEEEGFKIEVDEASQKLFTSMIEKLAGNKWDGDRDSWSTALEDADWARLTTDHSQCTNRHCPNFGQCAFYKAREGMGKVDVIVTNHDMVLADLALGGGAVLPDPRDTIYVFDEGHHLPDKAIGHFAHYTRLRSTADWLETTAKNLTKLLAQHPLPGDLGKLIEQVPELAREIKTQQQFMFTACEQIADFKPGEDVEGRERPRHRFVGGVIPEHMREMGIELKKGFARLTDLFTRLTDLLKEGMDGEVNIGIASNQAEEWYPLFGSLLSRSSGNWELWTAFTVEDPEDNPPMARWLTLAESGSLFDIEVNASPILAAEMLRRNLWNVAYGCLVTSATLTALGTFDRFRMRAGLPKKAVTAVVPSPFHHADAGVLRVPNLNADPRDAAAHTAAIIRDLPELVEGSRGTLVLFSSRKQMQDVFDGLDRDWRKQVFIQGNLSKQETLNKHKARVDGGDSSVLFGLASFAEGVDLPGAYCEHVVIAKIPFSVPDDPVEAALAEWIEARGGNPFMEISVPDASLKLVQACGRLLRTEEDRGTITLLDRRLVTQRYGKAILNALPPFRREIS; this is encoded by the coding sequence ATGATCAGCACCGAACTCAAAACCACGATCCAGGGCGCCTACTCGCGTTTTCTCGAAGCCAAGAGCCTCAAGCCGCGCTACGGCCAACGCCTGATGATCGCCGAAATCGCCAAGGTCCTGGGTGACATCGACACCGACGACGAAGGCCGGCGCAGTGGCGACCCCGCGATCGTCGCGGTGGAAGCCGGCACCGGTACCGGCAAGACCGTGGCCTACAGCCTGGCGGCGATTCCGACCGCCAAGGCCGCGGGCAAACGCCTGGTGATAGCCACGGCCACCGTGGCCCTGCAAGAGCAGATCGTCTACAAGGACCTGCCCGACCTGATGCGCAACAGCGGGCTGAATTTCAGCTTCGCCCTGGCCAAGGGCCGCGGGCGCTACATGTGCCTGTCCAAGCTCGACATGTTGCTCCAGGAAGGCCACGCGCAGACCGCCACGGCGCAGCTGTTCGAAGAAGAAGGCTTCAAGATCGAGGTCGACGAGGCCAGCCAGAAGCTGTTCACCAGCATGATCGAGAAGCTCGCCGGCAATAAGTGGGACGGCGACCGCGACAGTTGGTCCACCGCCCTGGAAGACGCCGACTGGGCGCGCCTGACCACCGACCACAGCCAGTGCACCAACCGCCATTGCCCGAACTTCGGCCAGTGCGCCTTCTACAAGGCCCGCGAAGGCATGGGCAAGGTCGACGTGATCGTCACCAACCACGACATGGTCCTGGCCGACCTGGCCCTGGGCGGTGGTGCGGTGCTGCCGGACCCGCGCGACACCATCTACGTGTTCGACGAAGGCCATCACCTGCCGGACAAGGCCATCGGCCACTTTGCCCATTACACGCGCCTGCGCTCCACTGCCGACTGGCTGGAAACCACCGCCAAGAACCTCACCAAATTGCTGGCCCAGCACCCGTTGCCAGGCGACCTGGGCAAGTTGATCGAGCAGGTGCCCGAGCTGGCGCGGGAGATCAAGACCCAGCAGCAGTTCATGTTCACTGCGTGTGAGCAGATTGCCGATTTCAAACCCGGCGAAGACGTCGAAGGCCGCGAGCGCCCGCGTCATCGATTCGTCGGCGGGGTGATTCCCGAGCACATGCGTGAAATGGGCATCGAGCTGAAGAAAGGCTTCGCGCGCCTGACCGACCTGTTCACCCGCCTGACCGACCTGCTCAAGGAAGGCATGGACGGCGAGGTCAACATTGGCATCGCCAGCAACCAGGCCGAAGAGTGGTATCCGCTGTTCGGCAGCCTGTTGTCGCGTTCTTCCGGTAACTGGGAGCTGTGGACTGCCTTCACCGTCGAAGACCCGGAAGACAACCCGCCGATGGCGCGCTGGCTGACCCTGGCCGAAAGCGGCTCGCTGTTCGACATCGAGGTCAACGCAAGTCCCATCCTCGCGGCGGAAATGCTTCGCCGCAACCTGTGGAACGTGGCCTATGGCTGCTTGGTGACCTCGGCGACCTTGACCGCCCTCGGCACCTTCGACCGCTTCCGCATGCGCGCCGGCCTGCCGAAAAAAGCCGTGACGGCGGTAGTGCCAAGCCCGTTCCATCATGCCGACGCCGGTGTGTTGCGGGTGCCGAACCTGAACGCCGACCCGCGTGATGCAGCGGCGCATACCGCCGCGATCATTCGTGACCTGCCTGAATTGGTCGAAGGCTCGCGGGGCACGCTGGTGCTGTTTTCCTCGCGTAAGCAGATGCAGGACGTGTTCGACGGCCTCGACCGCGATTGGCGCAAGCAAGTGTTTATCCAGGGCAACCTGTCGAAACAGGAAACCCTGAACAAGCACAAGGCAAGGGTCGATGGCGGTGACTCCAGCGTGTTGTTCGGCCTGGCGAGCTTCGCCGAAGGGGTCGACTTGCCCGGTGCCTATTGCGAGCACGTGGTCATCGCCAAGATTCCATTCTCGGTACCGGATGATCCGGTCGAGGCTGCACTGGCCGAGTGGATCGAAGCCCGGGGCGGCAATCCGTTCATGGAAATCTCCGTGCCGGACGCCTCGCTGAAGCTGGTCCAGGCCTGCGGCCGCTTGCTGCGCACCGAAGAAGACCGCGGCACCATCACCTTGCTCGACCGGCGCCTGGTGACCCAGCGCTATGGCAAAGCCATCCTCAACGCGTTGCCGCCGTTCCGTCGAGAAATTTCCTGA
- a CDS encoding CopD family protein, whose protein sequence is MTLFSLTYSLHVLAALVWVGGMFFAWMVLRPAAITALEGPARLKLWVEVFQGFFRWVWVAVVLLPVSGVGMLHMHFGGFETAPRYVQVMMGLYVVMTALFIRIQALMLPELRTAVAEQDWPAGAGVLGRIRRLVGINLLVGLAVVAIAAARPMF, encoded by the coding sequence ATGACACTTTTTAGCCTCACTTATAGCCTGCATGTACTGGCAGCCCTGGTCTGGGTCGGCGGCATGTTTTTCGCCTGGATGGTCTTGCGACCCGCTGCGATCACGGCACTGGAGGGCCCTGCCCGGCTGAAGCTGTGGGTAGAAGTGTTTCAAGGTTTTTTCCGTTGGGTCTGGGTGGCGGTCGTGCTGTTGCCGGTCAGCGGCGTGGGCATGCTGCACATGCACTTCGGTGGCTTTGAAACTGCGCCACGTTATGTACAGGTGATGATGGGCTTGTATGTGGTGATGACCGCGCTGTTTATCCGCATTCAGGCGCTGATGTTGCCGGAGTTGCGCACCGCGGTGGCCGAGCAGGATTGGCCGGCGGGTGCCGGTGTGCTGGGACGGATTCGCCGCTTGGTGGGGATCAATCTACTGGTGGGGTTGGCCGTGGTGGCGATTGCTGCGGCTCGGCCGATGTTTTGA